One genomic window of Acidobacteriota bacterium includes the following:
- a CDS encoding c-type cytochrome yields MAIRVRRHGCWTSPATRCVTRCASMACEGAKNRSGHMRPLLQQDYAVAFQLPASVSSQVMGCDARRTAITLLAVLLVTCALAAQQATSAEVQAGSVAAGAALFSGHTRFARGGPACIACHSAAGLPFPNGGTLGPDLTTAYRRMGTQGIESILTTLYFPTMYPLYKAHQLTPLERADLAAFLQYSSTQSSRETTLPVFALAALLFIIFMLIVGYAGRNRLLNVRRNLVAEARRQFKSRPPLAAPPAEGREEEGA; encoded by the coding sequence ATGGCAATCAGAGTCAGGCGGCACGGCTGCTGGACATCACCCGCGACACGCTGCGTTACGCGATGCGCAAGCATGGCCTGCGAGGGAGCGAAAAATAGATCAGGCCACATGCGACCGCTGTTGCAGCAGGACTACGCGGTTGCCTTTCAGCTTCCCGCATCGGTATCATCGCAAGTGATGGGCTGCGATGCACGCCGTACCGCGATCACCCTCCTGGCGGTTTTGCTGGTGACGTGCGCGCTTGCGGCGCAGCAGGCCACGTCCGCTGAAGTACAGGCGGGTTCGGTTGCCGCAGGGGCGGCGCTGTTTTCCGGCCACACCCGTTTCGCGCGCGGCGGTCCGGCCTGTATCGCCTGTCATAGCGCCGCTGGCCTGCCGTTTCCCAACGGCGGCACGCTCGGCCCCGACCTGACCACCGCCTATCGGCGCATGGGCACCCAGGGGATCGAGTCGATTCTGACGACGCTGTATTTCCCCACCATGTACCCGCTCTACAAGGCGCACCAGCTTACGCCCCTGGAGCGCGCCGATCTGGCCGCGTTCCTGCAGTACTCGTCAACCCAAAGTTCACGGGAGACGACGCTGCCGGTGTTTGCGCTGGCGGCGCTGCTGTTCATCATCTTCATGCTGATCGTCGGCTACGCGGGCCGCAACCGGCTGCTCAACGTGCGCCGCAATCTGGTGGCGGAAGCGCGGCGACAATTTAAGAGCCGGCCGCCCCTTGCCGCGCCTCCGGCGGAGGGCAGGGAAGAGGAAGGCGCATGA
- a CDS encoding sigma-54-dependent Fis family transcriptional regulator, translating into METKPRILIVDDERLLRWALERKCVEWGYEPQPAESCAQARQLCQTGVPDLVLLDIRLPDGNGVDLLRELRTGAQPPAVILITADPKLDDVKTALRLGAFDYLSKPIDFDELKITIANALETGQLRQQVEALQDQVRRTRPAAEVVGTSPALRTMMQFVHRAAASAGTVVLLQGESGTGKDLLAQVIHRESRRAGGPFVPVNCAAIPETLIESELFGHEKGAFTDAKTTKRGLFEAANGGTLFLDEIGELPLPLQSKLLRTLEEQTLRRLGGVRDVALDVRVVAASNRNLQAEVDAGRFRQDLYYRLSVLPIFIPPLRNRPQDIPILAKFFIEQFNRRFDRRVEGLAPEAERIMLGYSWPGNVRELKNTIQRAMILEDGPLIRAEALPFAANSHLPALATAFPGASQAQGNGAVAWQPLPSGRFAPDLHIPPEGTSMDEIEKRLVAAALGAAHGNQSQAARLLDITRDTLRYAMRKHGLRGSEK; encoded by the coding sequence ATGGAGACAAAACCCCGAATCCTGATCGTTGACGACGAGCGGCTGCTGCGCTGGGCGCTGGAGCGCAAGTGCGTCGAATGGGGCTACGAGCCGCAGCCGGCGGAAAGCTGCGCGCAGGCGCGGCAGCTCTGCCAGACGGGCGTGCCCGATCTGGTGCTGCTCGACATCCGGCTGCCGGACGGCAATGGCGTCGACCTGTTGCGGGAGCTGCGCACCGGGGCGCAGCCGCCTGCGGTCATTCTGATTACCGCCGATCCCAAGCTCGATGACGTGAAGACGGCGCTGCGGCTGGGAGCGTTTGACTATCTGTCGAAGCCCATCGACTTTGATGAATTGAAAATCACCATCGCCAATGCGCTCGAAACCGGCCAGCTTCGTCAGCAGGTGGAGGCGCTGCAGGACCAGGTGCGCCGCACCCGGCCGGCAGCCGAGGTGGTGGGTACTTCGCCGGCGCTGCGGACCATGATGCAATTCGTGCACCGTGCCGCCGCCAGCGCCGGCACGGTGGTGCTGCTGCAAGGGGAAAGCGGCACGGGCAAGGATCTGCTGGCGCAGGTGATTCATCGCGAGTCCCGCCGCGCTGGGGGGCCGTTTGTGCCGGTGAATTGCGCGGCGATTCCGGAAACGCTGATTGAGTCGGAACTGTTCGGTCATGAGAAAGGCGCCTTTACTGACGCCAAAACCACCAAGCGCGGCCTGTTCGAGGCGGCCAACGGCGGCACGCTCTTTCTGGACGAGATCGGCGAGCTGCCGCTACCGCTGCAAAGCAAGCTGCTACGCACGCTCGAGGAGCAGACGCTGCGGCGGCTGGGCGGAGTGCGCGACGTTGCACTCGATGTGCGCGTGGTGGCGGCTTCGAACCGCAATTTACAGGCGGAAGTCGATGCCGGCCGCTTCCGGCAGGATCTTTACTACCGGCTGAGTGTGCTGCCGATCTTCATTCCGCCGCTGCGGAACCGGCCGCAGGACATCCCCATCCTGGCCAAATTCTTCATCGAGCAGTTCAACCGCCGCTTTGACCGGCGCGTCGAGGGCCTGGCGCCGGAGGCCGAAAGGATCATGCTGGGCTATTCCTGGCCGGGCAACGTGCGCGAGCTCAAGAACACCATCCAGCGGGCGATGATTCTTGAAGATGGCCCGCTCATCCGCGCCGAGGCGCTGCCGTTCGCGGCCAACTCGCATCTGCCGGCGCTGGCCACAGCTTTTCCGGGCGCGAGCCAGGCCCAAGGCAACGGCGCGGTCGCCTGGCAGCCGCTGCCTTCGGGGCGGTTTGCGCCGGATCTGCACATTCCGCCGGAAGGAACTTCGATGGACGAAATTGAAAAGCGGCTGGTCGCCGCTGCGCTCGGCGCGGCGCATGGCAATCAGAGTCAGGCGGCACGGCTGCTGGACATCACCCGCGACACGCTGCGTTACGCGATGCGCAAGCATGGCCTGCGAGGGAGCGAAAAATAG